From a single Tachypleus tridentatus isolate NWPU-2018 chromosome 6, ASM421037v1, whole genome shotgun sequence genomic region:
- the LOC143254181 gene encoding uncharacterized protein LOC143254181 isoform X3, with protein MKTRLVNLILLLVITVSTVGNYAENGNNKITRNIHNGNGGYEYIGENSRALNRCRNKSGFVKKPDFGKRNENGKYKKNMFRRDPDVGLVFDRDPNSRDGLRRGTRKARQTRSGGRSEILYIELRMNDSLHLDA; from the exons ATGAAGACGAGGCTagtg aatttaatTCTACTTTTGGTGATTACGGTCTCCACTGTAGGAAATTACGCTGAAAACGGAAATAACAAAATAACCCGAAACATCCACAATGGTAATGGTGGATACGAATATATAGGGGAAAATAGCAGAGCTCTTAACAGATGTAGGAATAAAAGTGGTTTTGTAAAGAAACCAGATTTCGGAAAACGTAACGAAAATGGAAAATACAAGAAGAATATGTTTAGAAGAGACCCAGACGTAGGCTTGGTTTTTGACCGTGACCCCAACTCAAGAGATGGGTTAAGAAGAGGAACACGAAAAGCAAGACAAACACGTTCCGGAGGAAGAAGTGAAATATTGTATATTGAGCTAAGAATGAATGACAGTCTACATTTGGACGCATAA
- the LOC143254181 gene encoding uncharacterized protein LOC143254181 isoform X6: MKNLILLLVITVSTVGNYAENGNNKITRNIHNGNGGYEYIGENSRALNRCRNKSGFVKKPDFGKRNENGKYKKNMFRRDPDVGLVFDRDPNSRDGLRRGTRKARQTRSGGRSEILYIELRMNDSLHLDA, translated from the exons ATGAAG aatttaatTCTACTTTTGGTGATTACGGTCTCCACTGTAGGAAATTACGCTGAAAACGGAAATAACAAAATAACCCGAAACATCCACAATGGTAATGGTGGATACGAATATATAGGGGAAAATAGCAGAGCTCTTAACAGATGTAGGAATAAAAGTGGTTTTGTAAAGAAACCAGATTTCGGAAAACGTAACGAAAATGGAAAATACAAGAAGAATATGTTTAGAAGAGACCCAGACGTAGGCTTGGTTTTTGACCGTGACCCCAACTCAAGAGATGGGTTAAGAAGAGGAACACGAAAAGCAAGACAAACACGTTCCGGAGGAAGAAGTGAAATATTGTATATTGAGCTAAGAATGAATGACAGTCTACATTTGGACGCATAA
- the LOC143254181 gene encoding uncharacterized protein LOC143254181 isoform X2, with protein sequence MKMRLVNLILLLVITVSTVGNYAENGNNKITRNIHNGNGGYEYIGENSRALNRCRNKSGFVKKPDFGKRNENGKYKKNMFRRDPDVGLVFDRDPNSRDGLRRGTRKARQTRSGGRSEILYIELRMNDSLHLDA encoded by the coding sequence aatttaatTCTACTTTTGGTGATTACGGTCTCCACTGTAGGAAATTACGCTGAAAACGGAAATAACAAAATAACCCGAAACATCCACAATGGTAATGGTGGATACGAATATATAGGGGAAAATAGCAGAGCTCTTAACAGATGTAGGAATAAAAGTGGTTTTGTAAAGAAACCAGATTTCGGAAAACGTAACGAAAATGGAAAATACAAGAAGAATATGTTTAGAAGAGACCCAGACGTAGGCTTGGTTTTTGACCGTGACCCCAACTCAAGAGATGGGTTAAGAAGAGGAACACGAAAAGCAAGACAAACACGTTCCGGAGGAAGAAGTGAAATATTGTATATTGAGCTAAGAATGAATGACAGTCTACATTTGGACGCATAA
- the LOC143254181 gene encoding uncharacterized protein LOC143254181 isoform X5 → MRLVNLILLLVITVSTVGNYAENGNNKITRNIHNGNGGYEYIGENSRALNRCRNKSGFVKKPDFGKRNENGKYKKNMFRRDPDVGLVFDRDPNSRDGLRRGTRKARQTRSGGRSEILYIELRMNDSLHLDA, encoded by the coding sequence aatttaatTCTACTTTTGGTGATTACGGTCTCCACTGTAGGAAATTACGCTGAAAACGGAAATAACAAAATAACCCGAAACATCCACAATGGTAATGGTGGATACGAATATATAGGGGAAAATAGCAGAGCTCTTAACAGATGTAGGAATAAAAGTGGTTTTGTAAAGAAACCAGATTTCGGAAAACGTAACGAAAATGGAAAATACAAGAAGAATATGTTTAGAAGAGACCCAGACGTAGGCTTGGTTTTTGACCGTGACCCCAACTCAAGAGATGGGTTAAGAAGAGGAACACGAAAAGCAAGACAAACACGTTCCGGAGGAAGAAGTGAAATATTGTATATTGAGCTAAGAATGAATGACAGTCTACATTTGGACGCATAA